From the genome of Varibaculum prostatecancerukia, one region includes:
- a CDS encoding ribonuclease HII — protein MTTIPSRDLELSLLSRAEKLFTSPDYTAISAGKSGTSASKLTCVAGIDEVGRGAIAGPLAVGVAVIDGSEGAPPAGLTDSKQLTAKRREAMFDELAAWPAAWAVGTASPEEIDREGLTPALRLAAFRALEAIERTGFSPRLLLLDGSFDYLTAPADLFASCEPPSPAAVSTASSEKEISRGVTTLVKGDGKSVVIAAASVLAKVTRDRLMSGLPDPGYGWAANKGYASAQHTQAIRQLGLDSLHRLSWHLQGVPAAEFSRAWRARRTSATQVPKVFSSLRG, from the coding sequence ATGACAACCATCCCAAGTCGAGACCTGGAACTTTCCTTACTATCGCGCGCGGAAAAACTATTTACCTCCCCGGATTACACCGCTATTTCTGCAGGTAAGAGCGGCACTTCGGCGTCTAAACTAACTTGCGTAGCCGGCATTGACGAAGTAGGTCGCGGGGCAATCGCCGGTCCCTTGGCAGTGGGGGTAGCGGTCATAGATGGAAGCGAAGGGGCGCCCCCTGCCGGTTTAACCGATTCGAAACAGCTAACCGCCAAGCGGCGCGAAGCCATGTTCGACGAGTTAGCGGCATGGCCGGCTGCCTGGGCGGTAGGAACCGCCAGCCCCGAAGAAATCGACCGCGAGGGATTAACCCCGGCCTTGCGCTTAGCGGCATTCCGCGCCTTGGAAGCTATAGAAAGAACTGGTTTTTCTCCGCGTTTACTGCTACTTGACGGCAGTTTCGACTATCTAACGGCACCTGCAGATTTATTTGCCTCCTGCGAGCCGCCCTCGCCGGCAGCGGTGTCGACTGCGTCCTCAGAAAAAGAAATTTCCCGCGGAGTTACCACTTTGGTCAAAGGAGATGGGAAATCGGTAGTTATCGCCGCTGCCTCCGTGCTGGCCAAGGTTACTCGGGATAGACTTATGAGCGGCTTGCCCGATCCGGGGTATGGCTGGGCAGCAAATAAGGGATATGCGTCCGCGCAGCACACCCAGGCAATTAGGCAGTTAGGGCTGGATTCATTGCACCGCCTCAGCTGGCATTTGCAGGGAGTGCCGGCAGCGGAATTTAGCCGAGCCTGGCGCGCTCGCCGCACCAGCG
- the lepB gene encoding signal peptidase I, which yields MAGAKGMKETRAASGLGKRAADGPASGSGRRTRKTPSKWWLMIRETLMMVVVALAISAIIKAFLLQAFQIPSSSMEQTLQINDRIIVSKLVPKYRQLNRGDVIVFQDDENWLKRGANTPSPSLVGKMMIWVGLRPDDSHNHLVKRIVGLPGDRVQCCDTNGRIKVNGVSVDESGYINPGSAPSLIKFDVTVPAGKLWVLGDNRSNSEDSRFHMKEPSKGFVSVDQVTGRAFSIMWPITRMSTIKNTDAFAAVPPAP from the coding sequence ATGGCGGGAGCTAAAGGGATGAAAGAAACTAGAGCCGCAAGCGGCTTAGGGAAACGAGCGGCAGACGGGCCTGCCTCAGGAAGTGGCCGCCGCACACGCAAGACTCCCTCCAAATGGTGGTTGATGATTCGGGAAACCCTAATGATGGTGGTAGTTGCCCTAGCCATCTCCGCAATTATCAAGGCTTTCTTGTTGCAGGCCTTCCAAATCCCGTCCTCCTCGATGGAACAAACTCTGCAAATCAATGACCGTATCATCGTGTCAAAACTGGTTCCTAAATACCGGCAACTTAACCGAGGCGACGTGATTGTTTTCCAAGATGATGAAAACTGGCTAAAACGCGGCGCCAACACCCCCAGTCCCTCCCTGGTCGGCAAGATGATGATTTGGGTAGGGCTGCGCCCCGATGACTCCCACAACCACCTGGTTAAACGAATCGTCGGACTACCGGGGGATCGGGTGCAATGCTGCGACACTAATGGGCGGATAAAAGTTAATGGCGTCAGCGTAGACGAAAGCGGATATATTAACCCCGGCAGCGCGCCCTCTTTAATAAAATTCGATGTGACTGTGCCGGCGGGCAAACTGTGGGTGTTGGGGGATAACCGTTCCAACTCGGAGGATTCGCGTTTCCATATGAAAGAGCCTTCGAAAGGTTTCGTGTCAGTAGACCAGGTGACCGGGCGAGCATTCTCTATCATGTGGCCGATTACTCGGATGTCTACGATTAAGAACACCGACGCTTTCGCAGCGGTTCCGCCTGCTCCCTAA
- the rplS gene encoding 50S ribosomal protein L19 translates to MNIIDEINQKSQRSDLPDFRAGDTVKVNVRVTEGGNTRIQVFQGVVISRHGKKQPNATFTVRKISFGIGVERTFPVNSPTIESLEVVTRGDVRRAKLYYLRERHGKAARIKERRDS, encoded by the coding sequence TTGAATATCATCGATGAGATTAACCAGAAGTCCCAGCGCTCTGATCTGCCCGATTTTCGCGCCGGCGACACCGTTAAAGTAAACGTACGGGTCACCGAAGGTGGAAACACTCGTATCCAGGTGTTCCAGGGGGTTGTAATCTCCCGTCACGGCAAGAAACAGCCGAATGCCACTTTCACCGTGCGTAAAATTAGCTTCGGGATCGGGGTAGAACGTACCTTCCCGGTAAACTCGCCGACTATCGAATCTCTCGAGGTAGTAACCCGCGGCGATGTGCGCCGGGCGAAACTGTACTACCTGCGTGAACGTCATGGGAAAGCCGCTCGTATTAAAGAGCGTCGCGATTCCTAA
- the trmD gene encoding tRNA (guanosine(37)-N1)-methyltransferase TrmD, translating to MRIDIISIFPQFFDCLDVSLMGKARGSGILQTHIWDLRDWTQDVHRTVDRAPAGGGAGMVMKPDVWGKAIDQVIDQAGAAKTVLAIPTPSGIPLTQRQVRDLAENAEHLVVACGRYEGIDQRVSQYYQQQPGVAVLPFSLGDYVLNGGEVAAVALIEATCRLLDGFVGNPGSLVEESYELSGLLEYPAYTQPATWRDLEIPPVLLSGDHQKVKDWRRQQSLMLTAARRPDLIWDLAPDALEKSDREILAAHGFLPAPYSRQVRFRRAQPGEAATCSAIASRLFPQACPDYLPEDAIARFVAEELSEQAFKAYLADPGTLIILAEVAPGEKNKEETSWETAGYTLINAGAPGFLPPEENLVQAAGENCAYLSKCYLDQRWRSSGLAGAMLEVSHAQLQALFPHITKIGLGTNQANRRALKFYRHHGYRKCGRRTFMVGGIENQDLIAVRDFTARQVPSWAQNVAQ from the coding sequence ATGCGGATAGATATTATCTCGATTTTCCCCCAGTTCTTTGATTGCTTAGATGTTTCTCTTATGGGTAAAGCCCGAGGCAGCGGTATTTTGCAAACCCATATATGGGATTTGCGGGACTGGACCCAAGACGTACATCGGACTGTGGATCGCGCCCCCGCGGGCGGGGGCGCGGGGATGGTGATGAAACCCGATGTGTGGGGCAAAGCCATTGACCAGGTGATTGACCAGGCAGGTGCCGCTAAAACGGTGCTGGCTATCCCCACCCCTTCGGGAATTCCACTCACTCAACGCCAGGTACGGGATCTAGCGGAAAACGCCGAGCATCTGGTGGTGGCCTGCGGGCGCTATGAAGGAATCGACCAGCGAGTCAGCCAGTACTATCAGCAGCAGCCAGGTGTTGCGGTGTTACCTTTTTCCCTGGGCGACTATGTGCTAAACGGGGGAGAAGTCGCCGCCGTTGCCCTGATAGAAGCAACTTGCCGGTTGCTGGATGGCTTCGTAGGTAACCCCGGTTCCCTGGTGGAAGAATCCTATGAACTATCCGGACTGCTGGAATATCCCGCCTATACTCAGCCGGCTACTTGGCGCGACCTGGAAATCCCGCCAGTATTGCTCAGTGGGGATCACCAAAAGGTCAAAGATTGGCGCCGCCAGCAGTCCCTAATGCTAACTGCCGCTCGTCGCCCCGATTTGATTTGGGATTTAGCCCCGGACGCCCTCGAAAAATCGGATCGTGAAATCCTGGCTGCCCACGGATTCCTACCTGCCCCCTATAGCCGGCAGGTACGTTTTCGTCGCGCGCAGCCGGGAGAAGCGGCAACCTGCTCAGCTATAGCATCTCGCCTATTCCCACAGGCTTGCCCGGACTATTTACCCGAGGACGCGATTGCCCGTTTTGTCGCTGAAGAACTTAGTGAGCAGGCTTTTAAAGCCTATCTAGCTGATCCGGGAACTTTAATCATCTTGGCTGAAGTGGCTCCCGGCGAAAAAAACAAAGAAGAAACCTCGTGGGAAACTGCCGGTTACACCTTAATCAACGCGGGCGCCCCCGGGTTTTTACCCCCCGAAGAAAACCTGGTGCAAGCAGCGGGAGAAAACTGCGCCTACCTGTCAAAATGCTATCTGGATCAGCGCTGGCGCAGCTCGGGACTGGCAGGGGCAATGTTGGAAGTATCCCATGCTCAGCTGCAAGCACTTTTCCCGCATATAACCAAGATTGGTTTAGGCACCAACCAGGCCAACCGTCGAGCCCTAAAATTTTATCGCCACCACGGCTACCGCAAATGCGGGCGTCGCACCTTCATGGTGGGCGGAATTGAAAATCAGGATCTGATCGCGGTTAGGGATTTCACAGCCCGCCAGGTTCCGTCTTGGGCGCAAAACGTGGCACAATAG
- the rimM gene encoding ribosome maturation factor RimM (Essential for efficient processing of 16S rRNA), with the protein MNLVKVGQVGPPRGLKGEVLVRPFTDYPAERFQVGATLTTAAGEEWTVASYREIKNRYCLTFSHINTREGAEAIRGTELFAPETSREDEYSSVQLEGLKVVSPAGEPLGKCAGLALGGFQDRLQVTTAEDQLVEVPFVKALVTGVDLENGVITVDAPDGLF; encoded by the coding sequence ATGAATCTGGTAAAAGTCGGGCAGGTTGGCCCGCCGCGTGGCCTAAAAGGCGAAGTGCTGGTGCGTCCCTTTACCGACTATCCCGCCGAACGTTTCCAAGTGGGAGCCACCCTGACTACCGCTGCAGGTGAGGAATGGACAGTGGCGTCCTACCGGGAAATAAAAAATCGCTACTGCCTGACTTTTTCGCATATAAACACGCGTGAGGGCGCAGAAGCTATCCGGGGTACCGAACTTTTTGCCCCGGAAACTTCCCGGGAAGATGAATACTCTTCTGTGCAGCTAGAAGGGCTAAAAGTCGTTAGTCCCGCGGGTGAACCCCTAGGTAAATGTGCGGGACTTGCTCTGGGGGGATTCCAAGACCGCCTGCAGGTAACCACGGCTGAGGATCAACTAGTGGAAGTACCTTTTGTGAAAGCCTTAGTGACCGGGGTTGACCTCGAAAATGGGGTAATCACCGTGGATGCACCTGACGGATTGTTTTAA
- a CDS encoding RNA-binding protein — protein MLADALEHLVSGIVDHPDDVRVDERSMRRGKLLEVRVNPQDLGRVIGRGGRTARALRKVMGALSTRGPVRVDVVDTDRRSRR, from the coding sequence ATGTTGGCGGATGCACTAGAACATCTAGTTAGTGGAATTGTCGATCACCCCGACGATGTGCGGGTGGATGAACGCAGTATGCGGCGCGGCAAGCTGCTAGAGGTGCGGGTCAATCCGCAGGATCTTGGGCGAGTAATCGGTCGCGGAGGTCGCACCGCGCGGGCTCTGCGCAAGGTTATGGGCGCACTTTCTACTCGCGGACCGGTTCGGGTTGATGTAGTCGACACGGATCGTCGTTCGCGCCGATAG
- the rpsP gene encoding 30S ribosomal protein S16 — MAVRIRLKRVGKIHYPVYRIVVVDGRKKRDGRVIEEVGQYNPNEEPSFIQVQSDRVQYWLGVGAQPSDAVRRLLVLSGDIARFNGKENVESWIKTKETLSSDEAREKNVKAAADEAQKRKAKVSEEKAKAEAEAAAKEAEEAKAEEAEEAAPESEEA, encoded by the coding sequence GTGGCAGTTCGTATTCGTTTAAAGCGTGTTGGTAAGATTCACTACCCGGTGTACCGGATTGTAGTGGTGGATGGACGCAAAAAGCGCGACGGTCGCGTAATCGAAGAGGTTGGACAGTACAACCCCAACGAGGAACCGTCTTTTATTCAGGTCCAGTCGGATCGGGTTCAGTACTGGCTCGGCGTGGGGGCACAGCCCTCGGACGCAGTTCGCCGGTTGCTGGTACTTTCGGGCGATATTGCCCGCTTCAACGGTAAAGAAAACGTTGAAAGCTGGATTAAGACCAAAGAAACTCTTAGCAGCGACGAGGCCCGCGAAAAGAACGTGAAGGCCGCCGCGGACGAGGCACAAAAGCGCAAGGCTAAGGTAAGCGAAGAAAAAGCTAAGGCCGAGGCCGAGGCGGCAGCTAAAGAAGCTGAAGAAGCCAAGGCTGAAGAAGCTGAGGAAGCTGCTCCCGAGAGTGAGGAAGCCTAA
- a CDS encoding inositol monophosphatase family protein yields MSTSGMSLDHALMIIAGEAAQQVGVYLRKAFRAPLEVFLKAGIHDPVTIHDRYVEARLQYLLGSAIPGSRILGEETGEHVLEKEKVAAAGALTLQQVHAACQEKSRHRLEQPLAAEEFAWQQARDDQREEAPGAGELAEAKALVKDLGKRVRWIVDPIDGTANFASGVAYFNTSIGVELDGKAVAGAVYVPYTRELFIADATNATLYEGERATAMQADNARAESEGIITGYFPFRDKNPQRVEKSWQMAARLANAYATVHSPGAGALDLAQVAAGHTAVAFGTAMRPWDVAAGIHLVRVAGGQVQTFQTRYNREDPEHLRGAFVASARDLDPVTARAAVEQFIRAFQ; encoded by the coding sequence ATGAGCACTTCGGGAATGAGCCTTGACCACGCGTTAATGATAATCGCGGGGGAGGCGGCACAACAGGTAGGGGTCTACCTGCGCAAAGCCTTTCGTGCGCCCCTAGAGGTGTTCTTAAAAGCCGGTATCCACGATCCAGTCACTATCCATGACCGCTATGTGGAGGCGCGGCTGCAGTACCTGCTAGGCAGCGCGATACCCGGCTCCCGGATCTTGGGGGAGGAAACCGGGGAGCACGTCCTCGAGAAAGAAAAAGTTGCCGCAGCCGGAGCCTTAACTTTGCAACAGGTCCACGCTGCTTGCCAGGAAAAATCACGGCATCGCCTAGAGCAGCCACTTGCAGCTGAGGAGTTCGCCTGGCAGCAGGCTCGTGACGACCAGCGCGAGGAGGCCCCGGGGGCAGGCGAACTGGCGGAAGCAAAAGCGCTAGTGAAGGACTTAGGGAAGCGGGTGCGCTGGATTGTAGATCCTATTGATGGCACCGCGAACTTTGCCTCCGGCGTCGCCTATTTCAACACTTCTATCGGGGTGGAGCTAGATGGGAAAGCGGTGGCAGGCGCTGTTTATGTTCCCTACACTCGCGAACTTTTCATCGCTGATGCTACCAATGCCACCCTTTATGAGGGGGAGCGCGCCACCGCGATGCAAGCCGATAATGCGCGCGCCGAAAGCGAAGGCATCATCACCGGGTATTTCCCCTTCCGGGATAAAAATCCGCAGCGAGTAGAAAAATCCTGGCAGATGGCCGCCCGCCTGGCTAATGCTTACGCGACCGTGCATTCTCCCGGTGCCGGGGCTTTGGACCTGGCACAGGTAGCTGCCGGGCATACCGCCGTCGCCTTTGGAACTGCGATGCGCCCCTGGGATGTGGCTGCCGGGATCCACCTAGTGCGAGTGGCTGGGGGACAAGTCCAAACTTTCCAAACCCGTTATAACCGGGAAGATCCCGAACATTTGCGCGGGGCGTTTGTGGCTAGCGCCCGCGATTTAGATCCGGTTACTGCCCGCGCCGCCGTGGAACAGTTTATTCGTGCTTTTCAGTAG
- a CDS encoding amidohydrolase family protein, which produces MKQLSGNFYYRKQANQAPSWVRGQLTITEDGHFGTFKADATADGDYFLPGFCDVHCHIGFAAVGQIATPQEALAQAEADRDCGILAIRDCGNLEYAPGILGNPALPPIIRCGRHIARPKRYMRLLPIDVENLSDLPQVMASQAQKSDGWVKIVADWIDRSNGADSDLDPLWPTEILQEGIAAAHEAGARVTAHAFSHKAIAGLLEAGIDCIEHGSGIDAEQAQECARRGIPVTPTLLQVELFNQFAAQAGQKYPVYAETMRKMWEGRREHFAMLYDAGVQLLPGTDSGGYQPHGELGRELALWERGGIPAREIIDFATWRARDYLGVGALEPGARADYLRYSSDPSSDLEMAVKPEKVALLGREFATKAPVS; this is translated from the coding sequence ATGAAGCAACTTAGCGGAAATTTTTATTACCGTAAGCAAGCTAATCAGGCTCCCAGCTGGGTGCGGGGGCAGTTAACGATTACCGAGGACGGACACTTCGGAACTTTTAAAGCCGACGCCACCGCTGACGGCGACTATTTCCTGCCGGGATTTTGCGATGTGCATTGCCATATCGGTTTCGCGGCAGTAGGGCAGATAGCCACACCGCAAGAAGCCTTAGCGCAGGCAGAGGCGGATCGAGACTGCGGAATTTTAGCGATTCGTGACTGCGGAAACCTGGAATATGCTCCCGGTATTTTAGGGAACCCTGCTTTGCCGCCGATTATTCGCTGTGGACGCCATATTGCTCGCCCTAAACGCTATATGCGGCTGCTACCTATCGATGTAGAGAACCTGAGTGATTTACCGCAGGTGATGGCGAGCCAAGCGCAAAAAAGTGACGGATGGGTAAAAATCGTGGCCGACTGGATCGACCGCTCCAACGGCGCGGATTCAGATTTGGATCCCCTGTGGCCCACCGAAATCTTGCAGGAGGGGATTGCGGCTGCTCATGAGGCAGGAGCGCGGGTAACCGCGCACGCATTTTCCCATAAAGCGATTGCGGGTCTGCTAGAAGCGGGGATCGACTGTATTGAGCATGGCAGTGGAATTGATGCCGAGCAGGCTCAAGAGTGCGCCCGGCGCGGGATTCCGGTGACTCCTACCTTGTTGCAGGTTGAATTGTTTAATCAGTTCGCGGCGCAGGCGGGTCAGAAATATCCGGTGTATGCGGAAACTATGCGGAAAATGTGGGAAGGGCGGCGCGAGCATTTTGCGATGCTCTACGATGCCGGAGTGCAGCTGCTGCCGGGTACCGATTCCGGTGGGTATCAACCGCATGGAGAGTTGGGACGGGAACTGGCGCTATGGGAACGCGGCGGGATACCTGCCCGGGAAATTATTGATTTTGCTACCTGGCGCGCCCGCGACTACCTAGGGGTGGGCGCCCTGGAACCGGGAGCCCGCGCCGACTACCTGCGCTATTCCTCAGATCCGAGTAGCGATCTGGAAATGGCAGTTAAACCTGAAAAAGTGGCCTTGCTGGGGCGCGAGTTCGCCACTAAAGCCCCGGTTTCCTAG
- the ffh gene encoding signal recognition particle protein → MFNSLSDRLADSFKRLRSKGLLTEADVDATVSEIRRALLEADVALPVVRQFTKTVRQQAYGAARSKALNPGQQVVKIVHDELVEVLGGETRELNYAKRGPSVFMLAGLQGAGKTTLAGKLGKWLREEEGKRVLLAACDLQRPGAVTQLSIVAEKAGVDIHAPESGDGKGDPVEVARSGLNRAIAEGYDVIIVDTAGRLGVDEEMMRQARDIRDAVNPNEILFVLDAMVGQDAVQTSIAFRDGVGFTGVVLSKLDGDARGGAALSVRGVTGQPILFASTGENLGDFERFHAERMAGRILDMGDMLTLIEQAQKAYDQKEAEALARKMQKGQFTLTDFMAQLQQLRKMGSMKKLMGMLPGMNQYRDQLDAFDEKSIDRIEAIVNSMTPAERDDLSLLNGSRRARIARGSGTTVTEINGLVERFTQAAKMMKRMSNGGGMPGMPSMPGMPGGRGGATKKQRRAGKKNRRKFGNPAKQKQWEAQQAAKGEETAPAPGSAFGMGAAQPAAPAAAPTLDDLPDDLKRMLGQR, encoded by the coding sequence TTGTTCAATAGCCTGTCTGATCGCCTAGCCGATTCCTTTAAGCGTCTGCGCTCTAAAGGCTTGCTGACCGAGGCGGATGTTGACGCTACCGTCTCCGAAATCCGCCGTGCCCTGCTAGAAGCCGACGTAGCGCTGCCGGTAGTCCGCCAATTCACCAAGACGGTGCGGCAACAAGCTTATGGAGCGGCGCGTTCCAAAGCCCTAAATCCCGGCCAACAGGTAGTCAAGATTGTTCATGACGAACTGGTGGAGGTCTTGGGGGGCGAGACCCGGGAACTTAACTACGCTAAGCGCGGACCATCAGTTTTCATGCTGGCTGGTCTCCAAGGTGCCGGTAAAACTACTCTGGCCGGAAAACTCGGCAAGTGGCTGCGAGAAGAAGAAGGCAAACGCGTCCTCCTCGCTGCCTGTGACCTGCAGCGTCCGGGCGCGGTCACTCAGCTAAGTATTGTTGCCGAAAAGGCCGGAGTAGATATTCACGCTCCCGAATCCGGGGACGGAAAGGGCGATCCGGTCGAGGTAGCACGTTCGGGACTAAACCGGGCAATCGCCGAAGGCTATGACGTGATTATCGTCGATACCGCTGGTCGGCTCGGTGTCGATGAAGAAATGATGCGCCAGGCGCGCGATATTCGCGATGCGGTTAATCCTAACGAGATCCTATTTGTCCTGGACGCCATGGTGGGGCAGGACGCAGTGCAAACTTCGATTGCCTTCCGTGACGGGGTGGGCTTTACCGGGGTAGTGCTCTCTAAACTTGACGGTGATGCCCGCGGCGGGGCGGCGCTTTCGGTGCGCGGGGTAACCGGGCAACCGATCTTGTTCGCTTCTACCGGCGAAAACTTGGGTGATTTTGAGCGTTTCCATGCCGAACGGATGGCCGGGCGCATCCTCGATATGGGTGATATGCTCACCCTGATTGAGCAGGCGCAAAAGGCCTATGACCAAAAAGAAGCCGAGGCGCTGGCTCGGAAGATGCAGAAAGGGCAGTTCACCCTCACCGACTTTATGGCGCAGCTGCAGCAGCTCCGCAAAATGGGGTCGATGAAGAAACTGATGGGAATGCTGCCCGGCATGAATCAGTACCGCGACCAGTTGGATGCCTTTGACGAAAAGAGCATCGACCGGATTGAAGCCATTGTAAACTCCATGACCCCGGCAGAACGCGATGACCTTTCCCTGCTGAACGGTTCGCGCCGCGCCCGGATCGCGCGCGGTTCCGGCACCACCGTTACCGAGATAAATGGGCTGGTAGAGCGGTTTACTCAGGCTGCGAAAATGATGAAACGGATGTCTAATGGGGGAGGCATGCCCGGGATGCCCTCTATGCCGGGGATGCCCGGAGGGCGCGGAGGCGCCACCAAGAAGCAGCGTAGGGCGGGGAAGAAGAATCGCCGCAAGTTCGGCAATCCCGCGAAGCAAAAACAGTGGGAGGCACAACAAGCCGCTAAAGGCGAGGAAACAGCGCCGGCTCCCGGCAGTGCTTTCGGGATGGGAGCTGCGCAGCCAGCCGCCCCGGCCGCAGCTCCCACTTTGGATGATCTGCCCGATGACTTGAAACGAATGCTGGGACAGCGATGA